A window of Balearica regulorum gibbericeps isolate bBalReg1 chromosome Z, bBalReg1.pri, whole genome shotgun sequence contains these coding sequences:
- the TMEM267 gene encoding transmembrane protein 267 isoform X1, with translation MVFAMASETEKAHALLQTFSTASVISSLGLGIFCFVADRLLQFSFIQQNDWLRAFSDNAVHGILGMWSWAIVIGLRKKSDFTEVTLAGFLASIIDVDHFFLAGSLSLKAALTLPERPLLHCSTVIPVVALTLKFIMHLLRLKDSWCFLPWMLFISWTSHHIRDGIRHGLWICPFGKTPPLPYWLYVAITASLPHLCSFIMYLTGTRELMSIKHGIRIDV, from the exons ATGGTTTTTGCCATGGCATCTGAGACTGAAAAGGCCCATGCTCTTCTCCAAACTTTCAGTACAGCTTCAGTTATTTCTAGTCTAGGTTTGGGAATATTCTGCTTTGTAGCAGACAGacttctgcagttttccttcATTCAGCAAAATGACTGGCTCCGAGCCTTCTCTGATAATGCAGTGCATGGTATACTAGGAATGTGGTCCTGGGCAATAGTGATTGGACTCAGGAAGAAAAGTGACTTCACTGAGGTCACTCTGGCTGGCTTCCTCGCCTCCATAATTGATGTGGACCACTTCTTTCTTGCTGGCTCCCTGTCATTAAAG gcTGCTCTGACTCTTCCAGAGAGACCACTTCTTCATTGTTCTACTGTGATTCCTGTTGTGGCTCTGACATTAAAGTTTATTATGCACCTTCTCAGGCTTAAGGATTCATGGTGCTTTCTTCCCTGGATGTTGTTCATATCCTGGACTTCCCATCACATCCGTGATGGGATTCGTCATGGCCTCTGGATCTGCCCATTTGGAAAAACTCCTCCTTTGCCATATTGGCTGTATGTAGCAATTACAGCATCTTTACCTCATCTGTGTTCATTTATTATGTATTTAACAGGCACTAGAGAATTAATGTCTATAAAACATGGAATTCGCATTGATGTATAA